One window of the Streptosporangiales bacterium genome contains the following:
- a CDS encoding MFS transporter — MAGGLATVNRRSLRRVLFSSFAGTSIEWYDFFLFGSAAALVFPHVFFPESDPATGTLLSFATYAVAFLARPLGGVLFGRMGDVVGRKAALVVTLLLTGGGTFLMGCLPGYDSIGVAAPLLLVLLRLVQGLGLGGEWGGAVTLSAEHVDAQGKQSRRGALASWVQLGVPVGNLAAVGAITGSSVLLPEDAFLSWGWRLPFLVSAALVVVGLWVRLSVAESPLFDATRRPRAPVTEALRTHWRPILLTVGMRICSDVSYYVFAVFALSYLAGPLGLPRNWGLYGVIIGSVLQLAVIPGSAALSDRVGRRPVYIAGAVWVGVWAFVAWPLIDSGGLFAILLALAIGIAGQGVMYGPMAAYIAELYDTRLRASGASFGYQIAAIVGGAPAPLLAQLLIDRFQTTAAVTAYVVATAVLACVSAWLAGETRHRQLATDGRPAPAPALGKTR; from the coding sequence GTGGCCGGCGGTCTTGCGACAGTCAACAGGAGGTCGCTGCGGCGTGTGCTCTTCTCGAGCTTCGCCGGCACGTCGATCGAGTGGTACGACTTCTTCCTCTTCGGCTCCGCCGCGGCCCTGGTGTTCCCGCACGTCTTCTTCCCCGAGAGCGATCCCGCGACCGGCACGCTGCTCTCGTTCGCGACGTACGCGGTCGCGTTCCTCGCCCGCCCCCTCGGCGGCGTGCTGTTCGGTCGGATGGGCGACGTCGTGGGGCGCAAGGCCGCGCTCGTCGTCACCCTGCTGCTCACCGGCGGCGGCACGTTCCTGATGGGCTGCCTGCCCGGCTACGACTCGATCGGCGTGGCCGCGCCACTGCTCCTCGTCCTGCTGCGACTGGTCCAGGGCCTCGGCCTCGGCGGTGAGTGGGGCGGCGCGGTCACGCTGTCCGCCGAGCACGTCGACGCGCAGGGGAAGCAGTCGCGCCGCGGCGCGCTCGCCTCCTGGGTACAACTGGGCGTGCCCGTCGGCAACCTGGCCGCCGTCGGCGCGATCACGGGCAGCAGCGTCCTGCTCCCCGAGGACGCATTCCTCTCCTGGGGCTGGCGACTGCCGTTCCTCGTCAGCGCGGCACTGGTGGTCGTGGGCCTGTGGGTCAGGCTGTCGGTCGCCGAGTCGCCGCTGTTCGACGCCACCCGCCGTCCTCGTGCACCCGTCACCGAGGCGCTGCGCACGCACTGGCGGCCGATCCTGCTCACGGTCGGGATGCGGATCTGCTCGGACGTCTCGTACTACGTCTTCGCCGTCTTCGCGCTCTCGTACCTCGCCGGGCCGCTCGGCCTGCCGCGGAACTGGGGGCTGTACGGCGTCATCATCGGCTCGGTGCTGCAGCTCGCCGTCATCCCCGGATCGGCCGCCCTGTCCGACCGGGTCGGCCGCCGCCCCGTCTACATCGCCGGCGCGGTGTGGGTCGGGGTCTGGGCGTTCGTCGCCTGGCCGCTCATCGACTCCGGCGGCCTGTTCGCGATCCTCCTCGCGCTCGCCATCGGCATCGCGGGGCAGGGCGTCATGTACGGGCCGATGGCCGCCTACATCGCCGAGCTGTACGACACCCGGCTGCGTGCGTCGGGCGCCTCCTTCGGCTACCAGATCGCTGCGATCGTCGGCGGCGCGCCGGCGCCTCTCCTGGCGCAACTGCTGATCGACAGGTTCCAGACCACGGCGGCCGTCACGGCGTACGTCGTCGCCACCGCCGTACTCGCCTGTGTCAGCGCCTGGCTCGCGGGCGAGACACGGCACCGGCAGCTCGCCACCGACGGCCGGCCGGCGCCGGCACCCGCTCTCGGAAAGACGCGATGA
- a CDS encoding M24 family metallopeptidase codes for MNSTAVTKIRRRLHDQGLAAYVAYTPSNVFYVTGFRSYFLSEWWRMHGTVFAVVPADETAPVTLVVSDFESGAARGAAPDVGRSTYRLWVDLHTAGDLAAPPEPDAVPRPAQYDPRKLDEALAHALAGLGTTAGRLATDLRFLSLDAYRRLQRAAPHADWVDFTDDAYEVRLVKEPWEVDRLALGVELSEAGITYATNRATQGMSARDVRLLFQTGVTQAAAADPRYAGYTDNWVLPSVGSQTSASYGERGTGLQPGDLVKFDCGATVDGYRCDGGRTFSFQRLLPDAERLYTVLREAQSIARRLIRPGTVVGDVFRAAMAHVHANGYPSYNRGHVGHSVGIDTFHEEPPYISPDCTTVLEPGMVFAVEVPTYTPDVGAVMIEDMLVVTGDGARQLHALPHDLVVI; via the coding sequence ATGAACAGCACCGCGGTCACGAAGATCCGTCGCCGGCTGCATGACCAGGGCCTGGCCGCGTACGTGGCGTACACGCCGTCGAACGTCTTCTACGTCACGGGCTTTCGCAGCTACTTCCTCTCCGAGTGGTGGCGGATGCATGGCACGGTGTTCGCGGTCGTCCCCGCCGACGAGACCGCACCGGTCACGCTCGTCGTCAGCGACTTCGAGAGCGGCGCGGCACGGGGCGCCGCTCCGGACGTCGGCCGGTCGACGTACCGGCTGTGGGTCGACCTGCACACCGCGGGCGACCTCGCGGCGCCGCCCGAGCCCGACGCCGTGCCCCGTCCCGCGCAGTACGACCCGCGCAAGCTCGACGAGGCCCTTGCCCATGCCCTCGCGGGCCTCGGCACCACGGCGGGTCGGCTCGCCACCGACCTCCGGTTCCTCTCGCTCGACGCGTACCGCCGCCTGCAGCGCGCGGCACCGCACGCGGACTGGGTCGACTTCACCGACGACGCCTACGAGGTCAGGCTCGTCAAGGAGCCGTGGGAGGTCGACCGGCTCGCCCTCGGCGTGGAGCTGTCCGAGGCCGGCATCACGTACGCCACGAATCGGGCGACCCAGGGCATGTCGGCGCGCGACGTGCGGCTGCTCTTCCAGACCGGTGTCACCCAGGCGGCGGCCGCGGACCCGAGGTACGCCGGCTACACCGACAACTGGGTGCTGCCGTCCGTCGGCTCGCAGACCTCGGCGAGCTACGGCGAGCGCGGCACCGGCCTGCAGCCCGGGGACCTCGTCAAGTTCGACTGCGGCGCGACCGTCGACGGCTACCGCTGCGACGGTGGACGCACGTTCTCGTTCCAGCGACTCCTTCCGGACGCCGAGCGCCTGTACACCGTGCTGCGCGAGGCGCAGTCCATCGCCAGGCGGTTGATCCGTCCCGGCACCGTGGTCGGCGACGTCTTCCGTGCCGCCATGGCGCACGTCCATGCGAACGGCTACCCGTCGTACAACCGCGGGCACGTCGGTCACTCGGTCGGCATCGACACCTTCCACGAGGAACCGCCGTACATCAGCCCGGACTGCACGACCGTCCTCGAACCGGGCATGGTGTTCGCCGTCGAGGTGCCCACGTACACGCCGGACGTCGGCGCCGTCATGATCGAGGACATGCTCGTCGTGACCGGCGACGGGGCGCGGCAGCTCCACGCCCTCCCCCACGACCTCGTCGTCATCTGA
- a CDS encoding LysR family transcriptional regulator, with product MSQSTLRGVELRLLEAAVAVADELHFGRAAERLGIAQPPLSQRIQRLERVLGIRLFDRDRQGVGLTTQGTAVVDAARRVLAEVDRLTTLADGLRTGVRGTLAVGAVGSAFYQALPELLGPVRQALPELELRVTEVESPEQVDALLSGELDVGFLRPPADRRLRVRTVWREPLVVAVPADHPLARRTSVDVTALADESIVFFPRHLGPGFWDQVGEAFRAEGLELSPVAEADHATTMLGLVSLAMGITIVPASARVLHLTGVRYLVLLPTRHLDLAVAVPRDAHGRGAAVDRFLDALPRVP from the coding sequence GTGTCGCAGAGCACGCTGCGCGGCGTCGAGCTGCGCCTCCTCGAAGCAGCCGTCGCCGTCGCCGACGAGCTGCATTTCGGCCGTGCCGCCGAGCGGTTGGGCATCGCCCAGCCGCCACTGAGCCAACGGATCCAGCGTCTCGAACGGGTCCTCGGCATCCGCCTGTTCGACCGCGACCGGCAGGGCGTCGGCCTGACCACGCAGGGCACGGCGGTCGTCGACGCGGCACGGCGGGTGCTCGCCGAGGTCGACCGGCTGACGACCCTCGCCGACGGCCTGCGTACCGGCGTCCGCGGGACGCTGGCGGTCGGTGCGGTCGGCTCCGCGTTCTACCAGGCGCTGCCCGAGCTCCTCGGCCCGGTGCGGCAGGCGCTCCCCGAGCTCGAGCTCCGGGTGACCGAGGTGGAGAGCCCGGAACAGGTCGACGCGCTGCTGTCCGGTGAGCTCGACGTCGGGTTCCTCCGCCCGCCCGCGGACCGGCGACTGCGGGTGCGGACCGTGTGGCGCGAACCGCTCGTCGTCGCCGTCCCAGCCGACCACCCACTCGCGCGCCGGACGAGCGTCGACGTCACCGCCCTCGCCGACGAGTCGATCGTCTTCTTCCCGCGCCACCTGGGACCGGGCTTCTGGGACCAGGTGGGTGAGGCGTTCCGTGCGGAGGGACTCGAGCTCTCCCCCGTCGCGGAGGCCGACCACGCGACCACGATGCTCGGCCTGGTGTCACTGGCGATGGGGATCACCATCGTCCCCGCGTCCGCGCGCGTCCTGCACCTCACCGGCGTCCGGTATCTCGTGCTCCTCCCGACCCGCCATCTCGACCTGGCGGTCGCCGTCCCGCGCGACGCACACGGGCGCGGCGCCGCCGTCGACCGGTTCCTCGACGCGTTGCCCCGCGTCCCCTGA
- a CDS encoding MFS transporter, translating into MVRAVVRPLVAVEHPVGDPQGVLEVLEPLLQLALTTHAWFLCQAVAGAVLAPFALRTLGLSAFGLGLALAVGGGGGLLGSLVAVRLGRRFGVGWVVVTCRALTGVAWALVALSTAGVWGWVVFGAGQLLFGLGIGAENANEMGYRQAVTPDRLQGRMNATMRSINRAMIVVGAPVGGLLADLLGYRTMLWAAVVGFAVVSSWLGLSRFRSARLDDVDGRP; encoded by the coding sequence GTGGTGCGTGCCGTCGTACGGCCGCTCGTCGCCGTCGAACATCCGGTGGGCGATCCGCAGGGTGTCCTCGAGGTGCTCGAACCGCTCCTTCAGTTGGCGCTGACGACGCATGCGTGGTTCCTGTGCCAGGCCGTGGCGGGAGCGGTCCTGGCGCCGTTCGCGTTGCGGACGCTCGGGCTGAGCGCCTTCGGACTCGGCCTGGCGCTCGCGGTCGGTGGAGGCGGCGGCCTGCTCGGCAGTCTCGTCGCGGTACGGCTGGGGAGGCGGTTCGGTGTCGGCTGGGTCGTCGTCACATGCCGGGCGTTGACGGGAGTCGCGTGGGCGCTCGTGGCGCTCAGCACGGCCGGCGTGTGGGGCTGGGTGGTCTTCGGTGCCGGGCAGCTCCTCTTCGGCCTGGGCATCGGCGCGGAGAACGCCAACGAGATGGGGTACCGGCAGGCCGTCACGCCCGACCGGCTCCAGGGACGCATGAACGCCACCATGCGGTCGATCAACCGCGCGATGATCGTCGTCGGCGCGCCGGTCGGGGGCCTGCTGGCCGACCTGCTGGGGTACCGGACGATGCTGTGGGCCGCGGTCGTCGGGTTCGCCGTCGTCTCGTCGTGGCTCGGCCTGTCCCGCTTCAGGAGTGCACGCCTCGACGACGTCGATGGCCGGCCGTGA
- a CDS encoding LLM class flavin-dependent oxidoreductase, with product MRRQRQLKERFEHLEDTLRIAHRMFDGDERPYDGTHHRLERPLNNPSPVRRPPIMIGGGGERKTLRMVAQYADACNLFETRDPAGLEHKLSVLKRHCDDVGRPYEEITRTTFGMIGPYDVGPAVERFGRLSEQGVDLALVDLPDPRDDEAYAFLAEVVRQVAPLGRPLPVPAASAAVG from the coding sequence ATGCGTCGTCAGCGCCAACTGAAGGAGCGGTTCGAGCACCTCGAGGACACCCTGCGGATCGCCCACCGGATGTTCGACGGCGACGAGCGGCCGTACGACGGCACGCACCACCGCCTGGAGCGTCCGCTCAACAACCCGTCCCCGGTCCGGCGGCCACCGATCATGATCGGTGGCGGCGGGGAGCGCAAGACGCTGCGCATGGTGGCGCAGTACGCCGACGCCTGCAACCTGTTCGAGACCCGCGACCCGGCCGGGCTCGAGCACAAGCTGTCGGTGCTGAAGCGGCACTGCGACGACGTCGGCCGGCCCTACGAGGAGATCACCAGGACGACGTTCGGGATGATCGGCCCGTACGACGTCGGCCCGGCCGTCGAACGCTTCGGCCGGCTCTCCGAGCAGGGTGTCGACCTCGCGCTCGTCGACCTGCCCGACCCGAGGGACGACGAGGCGTACGCCTTCCTCGCCGAGGTCGTCCGCCAGGTCGCGCCGCTCGGCCGGCCGCTGCCGGTGCCCGCGGCGTCGGCAGCGGTCGGCTAG
- a CDS encoding helix-turn-helix domain-containing protein yields MSTHDMFGRFLELVTQALDEPDVCGETLAARAHLSRFHFDRVVAATAGETPAAFRRRILLERAAYRLVSSRHGVLDIAVEAGYSSHEAFTRAFARAFGSSPTAWRRRPSQPRIEAPSGVHFHPPGGLRVPPARRVSAMDLLQRIVEHHVWLIGEMVDRAARLDDAALDRPIETSIEDLDDGPSIRTQLDRLVAQLERWVASVEGRTSPHPWEIGDMSVGGLRARLATAGPEFVSLVRRLTEEGRLDETFVDATCEPPVVFSYGGMIAHVVTFAAYRRSVVALALYSAGITDLGSGDPREWVAQPH; encoded by the coding sequence ATGAGCACACACGACATGTTCGGCCGGTTCCTGGAGCTGGTGACCCAGGCGCTGGACGAACCCGACGTGTGCGGCGAGACGCTCGCCGCCCGTGCTCACCTGTCGCGGTTCCACTTCGATCGGGTCGTCGCGGCGACGGCAGGGGAGACGCCGGCCGCGTTCCGGCGGCGCATCCTGCTGGAGCGTGCGGCGTACCGCCTGGTCTCGAGCCGACACGGCGTGCTCGACATCGCCGTCGAGGCCGGGTACTCGTCCCACGAGGCGTTCACTCGCGCCTTCGCTCGCGCATTCGGCAGCTCGCCGACCGCGTGGCGGCGGCGTCCGAGCCAGCCGCGAATCGAAGCGCCCAGCGGCGTGCATTTCCATCCTCCAGGGGGACTCCGCGTCCCTCCCGCCAGAAGGGTTTCTGCCATGGATCTGTTGCAACGCATCGTCGAGCACCACGTCTGGCTGATCGGCGAGATGGTCGACCGCGCGGCCCGGCTGGACGACGCCGCGCTCGACCGCCCGATCGAGACCTCCATCGAGGACCTCGACGATGGTCCGAGCATCCGCACCCAGCTGGATCGCCTGGTGGCGCAGTTGGAGCGGTGGGTCGCCTCCGTCGAGGGCCGGACCTCACCGCACCCGTGGGAGATCGGCGACATGTCGGTCGGAGGGCTCCGGGCACGCCTCGCGACGGCCGGCCCCGAGTTCGTGAGTCTGGTGCGCCGGTTGACCGAGGAGGGGCGCCTGGACGAGACGTTCGTCGATGCGACCTGCGAGCCGCCCGTGGTGTTCAGCTACGGCGGGATGATCGCCCATGTCGTGACGTTCGCCGCCTACCGCCGATCGGTGGTCGCGCTCGCCCTCTACTCCGCCGGGATCACCGATCTCGGCAGCGGCGACCCGAGGGAGTGGGTCGCGCAGCCGCACTGA
- a CDS encoding HD domain-containing protein, whose product MGGHLGPGGVVTAHGAGEPAVVPGRPHVREAREELEDRLLVTGATRARGAGTRARREKPDPERTCFERDRDRILHAPAFRRLAGKTQVFVFPADHQRTRLTHALEVTQVATSIARATGLNVPLTEAIALGHDCGHGPGGHASEDAFDAFVPEGYDHAVWGADVVLCSLNLCDETLDGIRNHSWSRPSPATPEGLVVSWADRIAYTAHDLEDAVHTGVVSLDDLPADVAAVCGRTRGEQLETFIHALVHCVNDSGVVGMRSDLAAALAALRTFNYERIYTRDESLAQGEAVVAVLRALVEYFAEHPAGLPDPPAAGADPATCMRAAVTYVGGMTDRYAFRSAVDLLGWDPARLPQGIDSPQTRSSAG is encoded by the coding sequence ATGGGCGGGCACCTGGGTCCCGGCGGCGTCGTCACCGCGCACGGCGCCGGCGAGCCCGCCGTCGTGCCCGGCCGGCCGCACGTGCGGGAGGCGCGCGAGGAGCTCGAGGACCGGCTCCTCGTCACGGGTGCGACGAGGGCACGCGGGGCGGGCACCAGGGCCCGGCGGGAGAAGCCGGATCCCGAGCGCACCTGCTTCGAGCGCGACCGCGACCGGATCCTGCACGCCCCCGCGTTCCGCCGGCTCGCCGGCAAGACGCAGGTCTTCGTGTTCCCCGCCGACCACCAGCGCACCCGGCTCACCCATGCGCTCGAGGTCACCCAGGTCGCGACGAGCATCGCCAGGGCCACCGGCCTCAACGTCCCGCTGACCGAGGCGATCGCGCTCGGGCACGACTGCGGGCACGGGCCGGGTGGCCACGCGAGTGAGGACGCCTTCGACGCGTTCGTCCCCGAGGGCTACGACCACGCCGTGTGGGGCGCCGACGTCGTCCTCTGCTCGCTCAACCTCTGCGACGAGACGCTCGACGGCATCAGGAACCATTCGTGGTCGCGGCCGTCCCCGGCGACGCCCGAGGGCCTCGTGGTCAGCTGGGCCGACCGCATCGCGTACACCGCACACGACCTCGAGGACGCCGTCCATACCGGCGTCGTCTCGCTCGACGACCTGCCCGCCGACGTGGCTGCCGTCTGCGGTCGCACGAGGGGCGAGCAGCTGGAGACGTTCATCCACGCCTTGGTCCACTGCGTCAACGACAGCGGCGTGGTCGGCATGCGCAGCGACCTGGCCGCCGCGCTCGCCGCTCTCCGCACGTTCAACTACGAGCGCATCTACACCCGCGACGAGTCGCTGGCACAGGGCGAGGCCGTCGTCGCAGTTCTCCGCGCGCTCGTCGAGTACTTCGCCGAGCACCCGGCCGGGCTGCCCGACCCCCCGGCCGCCGGCGCCGACCCCGCCACCTGCATGCGCGCGGCCGTGACCTACGTCGGCGGCATGACCGACAGGTACGCGTTCAGGTCCGCGGTCGACCTGCTGGGCTGGGACCCCGCACGCCTGCCGCAGGGCATCGACAGTCCGCAAACCCGATCAAGCGCCGGGTAG
- a CDS encoding DUF2568 domain-containing protein, translated as MRHDRVMTSDCPDAETPVAGTPPDTPPAVALVPVPKAPVALYLAAVFLLELVAFAALAYGSWRLVDGPLRLAAVFAVPAVAIVAWGLFVSPKARILLPVAGRLAIELAVYGAAVTLLLVSGAVAAGVILTVLVGARQTVRFVAHRRAATVSR; from the coding sequence ATGAGGCACGATCGGGTCATGACGTCGGACTGCCCGGATGCCGAGACGCCGGTCGCCGGTACTCCGCCCGACACGCCACCGGCGGTCGCCCTCGTCCCGGTGCCGAAGGCGCCGGTGGCCCTCTACCTCGCCGCGGTGTTCCTGCTGGAGCTCGTCGCCTTCGCGGCGCTGGCGTACGGCAGCTGGCGGCTGGTCGACGGGCCGCTCCGGCTGGCCGCGGTGTTCGCGGTCCCGGCGGTGGCGATCGTCGCGTGGGGACTGTTCGTCTCGCCGAAGGCCCGGATCCTGCTGCCGGTGGCCGGGCGTCTCGCGATCGAGCTCGCCGTCTACGGCGCGGCGGTCACGCTGCTGCTCGTCTCCGGCGCGGTCGCCGCGGGCGTGATACTCACGGTCCTGGTGGGGGCGCGGCAGACCGTCCGCTTCGTCGCGCACCGGCGTGCCGCGACGGTGTCCCGGTGA